A stretch of Colletotrichum lupini chromosome 2, complete sequence DNA encodes these proteins:
- a CDS encoding amidohydrolase, with amino-acid sequence MVLSRSGDFFHSPAPHLHVVSRRTLIARLQLEPQCELNTFEWNTDARCSSFPNDLSIQSATGAHYGTKTADNTGSIRTWVRPTGSYLLRGTAGPPLPDSKQSPPLPGAPCQFAQRCIIPPNRPNEEAPKRPTLDRVSLSSSSSKFIHVCGSASASPIHPISRRKTPTTTKMAKQKSTPAASPAAGAQVDEASQTSQTSQQAQVAETSPAERILALLMPPPWARRLIFVALIFYITPFLLTHWIETDAGLGCWGSWKWVEELCAEFTKYIRNTKTPIFERDFMYLAIASIHERIRSPLLPDKHNTANTLAGIGNLHRTASAASVQITSIETRPVVGDTPPFGTVSSDGPHYATSSRRNSLTHLPHSHQEQGPSITGLIDLILISYSETHINSFKMDTSEDDFVLVSHADTHPTCTSTSPCSLAPASSSPSSSSPPPPPFLDEISSIVTDLADALWPVDKTIHDNPELGYREFIAHDTLVAFMRTQPGWKVTPSAYGMKTAWVAVWESGKKGPVVSFNVEMDCLPGIGHACGHNLIATASLTGALATSTLLARHALPGKLILYGTPAEEGGGGKIALLKAGAYNPSTCPGTGSPSRAPDINLISHPGIVTSTALMRTSAYTSLRLEYFGREAHAAANPWLGINALDALVVAYTSISVLRQQTRPGDVIQCNISDGGARPNIIHAYAAANFVVRSDTQPRLSELLKKVQRCFAAGAEATGATFKVTFTGAYKDHVPNRVLGRSYTRYFNALLGSGGDGDGDDDAPIPTDEDVDEIRGRTMASTDQGDISYAMPSLSVGFAIPPGKGGQGPHSPEFAEAAGTKVAFERSLRVGKGLAGVAVEVLTKEGMVDEVKAAWRRDMGGCRGPGYMVKTPIYFGVHVRTLDREICKQASGNFPPAKHQRIFLCMVNDQGEEIMIVQGPIKTPQYQNISHSHTNCFSSSIPPIPG; translated from the exons ATGGTCTTATCTCGCTCGGGTGATTTCTTCCACTCGCCAGCCCCTCATCTTCACGTAGT GTCTCGTCGGACTTTGATCGCCCGTTTGCAGCTTGAGCCCCAATGTGAACTCAACACTTTCGAGTGGAACACTG ATGCGAGATGCTCGTCTTTTCCCAACGACCTTTC TATCCAGAGCGCAACCGGCGCACACTACGGGACCAAGACAGCCGATAACACCGGGTCGATAAGAACATGGGTCCGGCCAACGGGTAGCTATCTCCTGCGGGGAACAGCCGGTCCTCCACTTCCAGACTCCAAGCAGTCGCCGCCTTTACCCGGCGCACCATGCCAGTTTGCACAACGATGCATAATCCCTCCCAACAGACCAAATGAGGAAGCTCCCAAAAGACCAACACTG GACCGCGTGTCTTTATCGTCGTCTTCATCCAAATTCATTCACGTTTGCGGATCAGCGAGCGCATCACCCATTCATCCAATCTCACGAAGAAAG ACCCCAACCACAACCAAAATGGCCAAGCAAAAATCAACGCCAGCCGCCTCGCCCGCCGCAGGAGCGCAAGTAGATGAGGCATCGCAAACCTCGCAGACCTCGCAGCAGGCGCAGGTCGCGGAAACATCGCCGGCGGAGAGGATACTAGCGCTTCTCATGCCCCCTCCTTGGGCGCGCCGCCTTATATTTGTCGCCCTAATCTTCTACATCACCCCGTTCCTGCTCACGCACTGGATCGAGAC AGATGCCGGGTTAGGTTGCTGGGGTTCATGGAAGTGGGTTGAAGAGCTCTGCG CAGAGTTCACAAAGTACATTAGAAACACCAAGACACCTATATTTGAGCGAGATTTCATGTACCTCGCAATAGCTTCGATTCATGAGCGTATTCGTTCTCCTCTT CTTCCAGACAAGCATAACACAGCGAATACGCTAGCTGGAATAGGCAACTTGCATCGCACGGCATCCGCGGCCTCGGTACAGATAACATCAATCGAAACCCGGCCGGTGGTCGGAGACACGCCGCCGTTCGGAACCGTCTCTTCAGACGGCCCTCACTACGCAACCTCCTCTCGCCGgaactcactcactcacctaCCTCACTCCCATCAGGAACA GGGCCCTTCAATCACCGGCTTGATCGACCTCATACTCATCAGCTACAGTGAAACTCACATCAACTCTTTCAAAATGGATACATCAGAAGACGACTTCGTTCTCGTCTCCCACGCAGACACCCACCCCACATGCACCTCAACCTCACCTTGCTCATTAGCCCCAGCCTCATCCTCCCCATCCTcctcatcaccaccaccaccgcctttCCTCGATGAAATCTCCTCCATCGTAACAGACCTCGCCGACGCACTATGGCCCGTCGACAAAACCATCCACGATAACCCGGAACTCGGCTACCGCGAGTTCATTGCCCACGATACCCTAGTGGCCTTCATGCGCACCCAGCCGGGATGGAAAGTCACCCCCTCAGCCTACGGCATGAAAACCGCCTGGGTTGCCGTCTGGGAAAGCGGAAAGAAGGGACCAGTTGTGTCGTTTAATGTCGAGATGG ACTGCCTCCCAGGAATAGGCCACGCCTGCGGCCACAACCTAATAGCAACAGCCTCCCTAACAGGAGCCCTCGCAACCTCAACCCTCCTCGCCCGCCACGCCCTCCCCGGCAAACTCATCCTCTACGGCACCCCCGCAGAagaaggcggcggcggcaaaaTCGCCCTCCTCAAAGCCGGCGCCTACAACCCCTCCACCTGTCCCGGCACCGGCTCCCCCTCCCGCGCACCAGACATCAACCTCATCTCCCACCCGGGCATCGTCACCTCCACAGCCCTGATGCGCACCTCGGCCTACACCTCCCTCCGCCTCGAATATTTCGGCCGCGAGGCCCACGCCGCAGCGAACCCGTGGCTCGGCATCAACGCGCTCGACGCGCTGGTGGTGGCGTATACCTCGATTTCCGTGCTGAGACAGCAGACGAGGCCGGGGGACGTGATCCAGTGCAATATCTCCGACGGCGGCGCGCGGCCAAACATCATCCACGCGTACGCGGCGGCGAACTTCGTGGTGAGGTCGGATACGCAGCCGCGGCTCTCCGAGCTTTTGAAAAAGGTGCAGAGATGCTTCGCTGCGGGGGCGGAGGCCACGGGGGCGACGTTCAAAGTCACATTTACGGGGGCGTATAAAGATCATGTGCCGAATCGTGTGCTGGGGCGTTCGTATACGCGATACTTCAACGCGTTGCTGGGCTCTGGCGGCGACGGAGACGGTGACGACGACGCTCCGATCCCGACGGACGAAGACGTGGATGAGATTCGCGGGCGGACGATGGCGAGTACGGATCAGGGGGATATCAGCTACGCCATGCCCTCCCTCAGCGTCGGCTTCGCGATTCCGCCTGGGAAGGGAGGTCAGGGCCCGCATAGCCCAGAGTTTGCGGAGGCGGCGGGGACGAAGGTTGCGTTTGAGAGGAGTTTGCGCGTTGGAAAGGGGCTGGCTGGTGTTGCGGTTGAGGTTTTGACCAAGGAGGGTATGGTGGACGAGGTGAAGGCTGCTTGGAGGAGGGATATGGGG GGCTGTAGAGGCCCCGGTTACATGGTGAAGACTCCCATCTATTTCGGGGTCCATGTTCGAACCCTCGATCG CGAGATTTGTAAGCAAGCTTCTGGAAACTT CCCCCCCGCAAAGCATCAGCGCATCTTCTTGTGTATGGTAAATGATCAAGGTGAAGAAATCATGATTGTACAAGGTCCTA TCAAGACACCCCAATATCAAAACATATCTCATAGTCATACCAACTGCTTCTCTTCCTCCATCCCTCCCATTCCTGGGTAG